GCTCAGGGGATAGAGCACTGGTTTCCGGTACCAGGTGTCGCAGGTTCGAATCCTGCCGGAGGCGCCCCATGGACACACCCTCGCGCGTCACGATCCACACCGACGGCGCGTGTCTCGGCAATCCCGGCCCCGGCGGCTGGGGTGCGCTGCTGCGCTACGGACAGCACGAGAAGGAGCTGTACGGCGGCGAGCCGGCGACCACCAACAACCGGATGGAGCTGATGGCGGCCATCCGCGCCCTGGAGTTCCTCAACCGGCCCTCGACCGTCGATCTCTACACCGACAGCAGCTACGTCCGCAACGGGATCCTGTCGTGGGTCGCGAAGTGGAAGGCCAACGGCTGGCGCACGTCGGCCAAGGCGCCGGTCAAGAACGACGACCTGTGGCGCCGCCTGGACCTCGCGGCGACCGCCCACGACATCGAGTGGCACTGGGTCAAGGGGCATGCCGGGGACCCCGGCAACGAGCGCGCGGACGCCCTCGCGGGCCGGGGCGCGCGCGAGGCCCGCGACGGCGTCGTACCCGCCTGACCCCCGCCTGACCAGCGCAGGACGAGAACACGTTCCACGAGCGGGGAACGACGCCTCGGTGTCTGATGCGCAACACCTGGCGGCATTGGGTGACCACAGGGCGGTATTTGCTTCCCCGGGGGACTAGCCTTGGCGGTCGACAGCCACCCGCTATCGGCGGCGGGTGCGTCCAGCTCATCGGAAGAGGCGAAGCACGTCGTGACGCAGTCGTCAGACCAGTCCACCGGATCTCCCGTTCCTGAGGACTTCGGGGCCAACGAGTGGCTCGTGGAGGAGATGAAGGAACGGTTCGAGGCCGATCCGAGCAGCGTCGATCCCGCGTGGGCGACGTTCTTCAAGAACGGCAGCAGCAACGGTACGACGACCGCCGTCGCCGCTCCCGCTGCCGCGCCTGCCGCCCCGGCAGCACCGGCAGCACCGGCAGCACCGACCGCGCCGGCCACGCCCGCCGCCGCGGCCCCCGCAGCCCCGGCCGCCACCACCGCGCCGACCCCGAAGGCCACCCCTGCCCCGCAGGTGAGCCCCGCCTCCTCGACGACGCCGACGCCGCCGAAGGCCGACTCCCCCGCCCCGACCCCGAAGGACGCCCCGCGCCCGGCGCCGGTCACGGCCAGCGACGAGCCGACCCTGACGGTGCTGCGCGGCATCCCGGCCGCGACCGCCAAGAACATGGACATCTCGCTGTCCGTGCCGACGGCGACCTCGGTGCGCAACATCCCGGTCAAGCTGCTGTGGGACAACCGCATCGTCATCAACAGCCACCTCAAGCGCGCCCGCGGCGGCAAGGTCTCCTTCACCCACCTCATCGGCTACGCGATCGTCA
The genomic region above belongs to Nocardioides sp. QY071 and contains:
- the rnhA gene encoding ribonuclease HI — protein: MDTPSRVTIHTDGACLGNPGPGGWGALLRYGQHEKELYGGEPATTNNRMELMAAIRALEFLNRPSTVDLYTDSSYVRNGILSWVAKWKANGWRTSAKAPVKNDDLWRRLDLAATAHDIEWHWVKGHAGDPGNERADALAGRGAREARDGVVPA